One Candidatus Hepatobacter penaei DNA window includes the following coding sequences:
- the clpB gene encoding ATP-dependent chaperone ClpB, translating to MTSRARAIVEGAHLIASRLKHQHLVPIHLLQSFIDSEDALVGSLCHHESAYVTHLSKLTQKELNALPSVQGEGDTVYMSSSLAHVLKEAGVLAKKNGDDYISLDTLFLALLCVPSPAQEVLQRVGLTPEKTETFLKQMRGGANVSSENAESTYDALNKYGTNLTDMAREGRLDPVIGRDEEIRRTIQVLLRRTKNNPVLIGDPGVGKTAIVEGLAQRIVQGDVPDTLRDITLVSLDMGALIAGAKFRGEFEERLKAVLTAIKKSDGTMILFIDELHTLIGAGKTDGAMDASNMLKPSLARGELHCIGATTLDEYRQYIEKDAALARRFQTVYVDEPSIEAAISILRGLKEKYELHHGVRISDSALVAAARLSARYIQGRFLPDKAIDLMDEAASRLKMSVHSKPEALDRLERQLIHLKIEHEALKKEKDVASEKRLAALNDDIADLEPKIKKMTAEWQEEKAQIGQIQSLKESLEKARYDLARVQREGDLTKASELLYSTIPDLEAKLKNSEREQETALLKEVIHPRDIAAVVSKWTGIPVDKMLSGEQDKLLTMEDTLKKRVVGQDEAIVAVSQAIRRSRAGLADPNRPLGSFLFLGPTGVGKTELAKALAAFLFNDEGALLRVDMSEYMEKHAASRLVGAPPGYVGYEEGGTLTEAVRRRPYQVILFDEVEKAHPDVFNILLQVLDDGRLTDSQGHVVDFKNTVILLTSNLGSHLLADVPEGDAISEAIRKGVMESVRQTFRPEFLNRLDDILIFHRLQRKDMDAVVDIQLQHIVTLLKDKGVTLELSPEARTWIADQGYEPAYGARPLKRALQVHVRNPFSEMVLQGELKEGDHFVGVIKDNRLAFDKTPAKGTS from the coding sequence ATGACATCAAGGGCCCGTGCTATTGTGGAAGGTGCACATCTGATCGCCTCTCGTTTGAAGCACCAGCATCTTGTGCCTATTCACCTCCTCCAATCCTTCATAGACAGTGAAGACGCCTTAGTGGGTTCTTTGTGTCATCATGAGTCGGCATATGTGACTCATCTATCCAAGCTTACGCAAAAAGAGCTTAACGCCTTGCCCTCTGTTCAGGGTGAGGGCGACACCGTGTATATGTCATCCTCGCTTGCCCATGTGTTGAAAGAGGCAGGGGTGCTGGCTAAAAAAAATGGTGATGACTATATCAGTCTTGATACCCTGTTTTTGGCGCTTTTGTGTGTGCCGAGCCCTGCGCAAGAGGTGTTGCAGCGCGTGGGGTTGACGCCGGAAAAAACAGAAACATTCCTAAAGCAAATGAGAGGAGGTGCGAACGTGTCGTCAGAAAATGCAGAGTCAACCTATGATGCACTCAACAAATACGGAACCAATCTCACAGATATGGCCCGTGAGGGGCGTTTGGATCCTGTTATTGGCCGGGATGAGGAAATCAGGCGCACCATTCAGGTGTTATTGCGGCGCACCAAAAATAACCCCGTTCTTATTGGTGATCCTGGTGTGGGGAAAACGGCGATTGTGGAAGGGTTGGCCCAGAGAATTGTGCAGGGCGATGTGCCTGACACGTTGCGTGACATCACGCTGGTTTCTCTTGATATGGGGGCATTGATTGCGGGGGCCAAATTTCGTGGTGAATTTGAAGAGCGTCTTAAGGCGGTGTTGACGGCGATCAAAAAAAGCGATGGTACGATGATTCTCTTTATTGATGAATTGCACACGTTGATTGGAGCAGGTAAAACAGATGGGGCCATGGATGCGTCCAATATGCTTAAGCCATCGCTGGCCCGGGGTGAGCTCCATTGTATTGGCGCCACAACCTTGGATGAATATAGGCAATATATCGAAAAAGATGCCGCCCTGGCTAGGCGCTTTCAGACTGTGTATGTGGATGAGCCCAGCATTGAGGCGGCGATTTCCATTTTGCGGGGGCTAAAAGAAAAATATGAGCTTCATCACGGCGTGCGCATTTCCGACAGTGCCCTTGTGGCTGCTGCGCGTCTTTCAGCGCGTTATATTCAAGGCCGCTTTTTGCCTGACAAGGCTATTGATCTTATGGACGAAGCAGCATCTCGTTTGAAAATGTCGGTGCACTCAAAGCCTGAGGCCCTGGATCGCCTTGAGCGTCAGCTGATTCACCTCAAAATTGAACATGAGGCCCTGAAAAAGGAAAAAGATGTTGCATCTGAAAAGAGGTTGGCTGCGTTAAATGACGACATTGCAGATCTCGAGCCTAAGATCAAAAAAATGACCGCTGAATGGCAAGAAGAAAAAGCGCAGATTGGTCAGATTCAGTCCCTGAAGGAGTCACTGGAGAAAGCGCGTTACGATTTAGCACGGGTGCAGCGGGAGGGGGATTTGACCAAAGCCAGCGAGCTTTTGTATAGCACCATTCCTGATCTTGAGGCCAAACTCAAAAACTCTGAACGTGAGCAAGAGACGGCTCTGTTGAAAGAGGTCATCCACCCTCGTGATATTGCGGCTGTGGTGTCCAAATGGACGGGCATTCCTGTGGACAAAATGCTTTCTGGCGAGCAAGACAAGCTGTTAACCATGGAAGACACATTGAAAAAACGTGTGGTGGGTCAAGACGAGGCCATTGTGGCAGTTAGTCAGGCCATCCGAAGGTCGCGTGCAGGCCTGGCAGATCCGAACCGTCCCCTTGGCTCCTTTTTGTTTTTAGGCCCCACCGGGGTGGGAAAGACCGAGCTTGCCAAAGCGTTAGCCGCCTTTCTTTTTAATGATGAAGGGGCCTTGTTGCGGGTGGATATGTCGGAATACATGGAAAAGCATGCAGCATCTCGCTTGGTGGGCGCGCCACCAGGGTATGTGGGGTATGAAGAAGGCGGCACGTTAACAGAGGCCGTGCGTCGACGCCCCTATCAGGTGATTTTGTTTGATGAGGTGGAAAAAGCACATCCTGATGTGTTTAATATTTTGTTGCAGGTGCTTGATGACGGGCGCCTGACAGACAGCCAAGGTCATGTGGTGGATTTTAAAAACACGGTGATTTTACTCACCTCAAACCTTGGTAGTCACTTGCTGGCTGATGTGCCTGAAGGGGATGCCATTTCTGAAGCCATACGTAAAGGTGTGATGGAGAGTGTGCGCCAAACATTCAGGCCCGAGTTTTTGAATCGGTTAGATGATATTTTGATCTTCCATCGTCTCCAACGGAAAGATATGGACGCTGTGGTGGATATCCAGCTTCAGCACATCGTGACGCTTTTGAAAGACAAGGGCGTCACCCTCGAGCTGTCACCCGAAGCACGCACATGGATTGCTGATCAAGGGTATGAGCCGGCCTATGGGGCCCGACCTCTCAAACGTGCGTTGCAGGTGCATGTGCGTAACCCTTTTTCAGAAATGGTGCTGCAAGGGGAGCTGAAAGAGGGTGACCACTTTGTGGGCGTCATAAAAGACAATCGCCTTGCTTTTGACAAAACACCAGCCAAGGGGACGTCTTAG
- a CDS encoding NUDIX hydrolase, whose amino-acid sequence MSPITLYLSKPPDFSADVSVVVGFLAVKDHYLCLQKSAHEKEAFLWGIPGGKKNPHESPPQALVREMVEETGITLSEAYLRHVTDCYVMKPSWRYTCHIFFQGLPARPLVRLSPEHVSYAWVTLADMKTMPLIGGSHDVLELFQQKVYNT is encoded by the coding sequence ATGTCCCCTATCACCCTTTACCTCTCAAAGCCGCCTGACTTTTCTGCTGATGTCTCCGTCGTGGTGGGGTTTCTGGCTGTTAAGGATCACTACCTTTGCCTGCAAAAAAGCGCCCACGAGAAGGAAGCTTTTTTATGGGGCATCCCTGGCGGCAAAAAGAACCCCCATGAATCGCCTCCCCAAGCCCTTGTGCGAGAAATGGTCGAAGAAACGGGCATCACACTCAGCGAAGCATACCTCAGGCACGTCACGGACTGTTATGTCATGAAGCCCTCGTGGCGCTATACATGCCATATATTTTTTCAAGGTTTACCTGCAAGACCTTTGGTACGTCTTTCCCCCGAACATGTGTCTTATGCTTGGGTAACCCTTGCAGATATGAAAACAATGCCTTTGATAGGAGGTAGCCATGACGTCCTCGAGCTTTTTCAACAAAAAGTCTACAATACCTGA
- a CDS encoding cation:proton antiporter domain-containing protein yields the protein MHTVLGLQEIALVITAALFCGLLLERFRQPAILGYILAGVILGPSGIAYIEDVSIIQLFADFGILMVLFVVGLSLDLRSFKRTMGISLSVVCGQIVISFCIAFTLNAFMQWSLGFSLLLAFVLALSSTAVAVKMLEASQELNTDVGRLTLGVLIAQDLAIVPMILILRDLDHGIQWVSLSLKIFVALGILSAFVWWLSRPRKVPLFVNFSAERPELPSLVSLSFCFGFATVSGFIGLSVAYGAFLAGLILGNLKERAIMLQVIMPIYSVLVMTFFLSVGLFINISFIWAHLWLILALSLGIIVFKTLINFGLLRALRQPWPTTFLAGVMLSQMGEFAFLLISIGWDSRVLSPFAQQMLITLTAISLAISPLWVMLYGKMSAYHLRAQATFQQTLDVYVHLLGGWAEYLFSPQAYQKKGRKTPKKP from the coding sequence ATGCATACAGTCTTAGGTCTTCAAGAAATTGCCCTTGTCATCACAGCGGCCTTGTTTTGTGGTCTTTTATTAGAGCGGTTTCGTCAGCCAGCTATTTTAGGATATATCCTTGCCGGGGTTATCTTGGGACCCTCAGGCATTGCCTATATTGAAGACGTCAGCATTATCCAACTTTTCGCAGATTTTGGCATTTTGATGGTCCTCTTTGTGGTGGGGCTTAGCCTTGATTTGCGCAGCTTCAAAAGGACCATGGGCATCTCCTTAAGCGTGGTGTGTGGGCAAATTGTCATCAGTTTTTGCATTGCGTTTACCTTGAATGCTTTTATGCAGTGGTCGTTGGGCTTTTCTCTTCTCTTAGCGTTTGTTTTGGCGCTGAGCAGCACGGCAGTGGCGGTCAAAATGTTGGAGGCCAGCCAAGAACTGAACACCGATGTGGGGCGTTTAACCTTAGGTGTGTTGATTGCACAAGATCTTGCCATTGTCCCCATGATTTTGATTTTGCGTGACCTGGATCACGGCATTCAGTGGGTGAGTTTGAGCCTTAAGATTTTTGTGGCCTTAGGCATTCTCTCTGCGTTTGTGTGGTGGCTTTCACGGCCTCGCAAGGTGCCTCTTTTTGTGAATTTTTCAGCAGAGCGGCCAGAGCTGCCTTCATTGGTGAGCCTGTCTTTTTGTTTTGGGTTTGCCACGGTTTCTGGGTTTATTGGTTTGTCGGTGGCCTATGGTGCCTTTTTGGCGGGCCTCATTTTAGGGAACTTAAAAGAGCGGGCCATCATGCTGCAGGTGATTATGCCGATCTATAGCGTGTTGGTGATGACCTTCTTTCTGTCTGTGGGCCTGTTTATCAATATATCCTTCATTTGGGCGCATCTGTGGCTGATTTTAGCCTTGTCTTTGGGGATTATTGTGTTTAAAACCCTGATTAATTTTGGTCTGTTGCGTGCGCTCCGCCAACCTTGGCCCACAACATTTTTGGCAGGGGTCATGCTGTCACAAATGGGTGAATTTGCTTTTTTGCTCATCTCTATTGGTTGGGATAGCCGTGTTCTTTCTCCCTTTGCGCAGCAAATGTTGATCACACTCACGGCGATCTCGTTGGCCATTAGTCCATTGTGGGTGATGCTGTACGGTAAAATGAGTGCCTATCACCTGAGAGCACAAGCCACCTTTCAACAAACACTGGATGTTTATGTTCATTTGCTGGGTGGGTGGGCAGAGTATCTCTTTTCCCCCCAGGCTTATCAAAAAAAGGGTAGAAAGACGCCCAAAAAACCTTAA
- a CDS encoding DUF4167 domain-containing protein — translation MRRSGQSHRSGRFSRDSVLESVGPNGKMRGSAQQLTDRYMSLGKDALSQRDLIEAETFFQYAEHYRRLSASLRGPKPQVRNSHGGDQGMASQEKEEHASFEASSHEEEKASDTLPSFVTGDAAASDTGDQEKADRSPAAKMGPPAKRVVKKTFKKKQEID, via the coding sequence ATGCGTAGGAGTGGACAAAGTCATCGTAGCGGACGTTTTTCTCGGGACAGTGTTTTGGAAAGCGTCGGTCCAAACGGCAAAATGCGGGGCAGTGCGCAACAGTTGACAGATCGGTATATGTCTTTGGGCAAAGATGCCCTTTCGCAGCGAGATCTGATCGAAGCCGAGACATTTTTTCAATATGCCGAACATTACAGGCGGTTGAGTGCCAGTTTAAGGGGTCCAAAACCCCAAGTGCGAAACTCTCATGGTGGTGATCAGGGCATGGCTTCTCAAGAGAAAGAGGAACACGCTTCATTTGAAGCCTCCTCTCATGAGGAGGAAAAAGCTTCGGATACCCTGCCGTCCTTTGTGACAGGGGACGCGGCTGCGTCAGACACAGGAGATCAAGAAAAAGCAGATAGATCACCCGCGGCAAAGATGGGCCCTCCTGCGAAGCGAGTGGTGAAAAAAACCTTTAAAAAGAAACAAGAAATCGATTAA
- a CDS encoding D-alanyl-D-alanine carboxypeptidase family protein gives MFGKHHHKTALQGFIIGVAFLSSVQCFAHFFPPFHTQAKQAILYDMASDMVLFEKKADERMVPSSMTKALFVYIVFEKMAQGDLSPHTSFRVSKRARSMQGSRMFLEKGSAIQASDLVRGIIVTSGNDACITLEEGLFPIPELAVQFMNQTAQKLGLQQSFFVNTTGWPDQRHYSTARDILTVGIRTIRDFPGYYAEYYGQKRLKHNKITQYNRNPLVHRDMGDGLKTGLTEKGGYGLLGSSKQKGRRLVFVVNGLKSETARALTSFSLIKWGFEHFRIKRIFSAGDVVGKVFIPQARQDAIPVMTNKDINVTYPKGFEKEIKTKIETHDVKAPLTKGTQVASLVIYSPGLTPARTPLFCQHDVREISFFQKTLQAIKTFLLSWFKV, from the coding sequence ATGTTCGGCAAGCACCATCACAAAACGGCCTTGCAGGGGTTCATCATCGGTGTAGCCTTTCTCTCTTCTGTGCAGTGTTTTGCCCACTTTTTTCCCCCTTTTCATACCCAGGCCAAGCAAGCCATTTTGTATGATATGGCGTCAGACATGGTGTTGTTTGAAAAGAAGGCTGATGAACGCATGGTGCCCTCTTCCATGACAAAGGCCCTTTTTGTCTATATTGTGTTTGAGAAAATGGCACAAGGCGACCTCTCTCCCCACACCTCTTTTCGTGTAAGCAAGCGCGCCCGCAGTATGCAAGGCTCACGCATGTTTCTTGAAAAAGGAAGCGCAATCCAGGCCTCGGATCTTGTGCGCGGCATCATTGTCACTTCAGGAAACGATGCCTGCATCACCCTGGAGGAAGGGTTGTTTCCCATCCCTGAGTTAGCTGTCCAATTCATGAATCAGACGGCGCAAAAATTGGGCCTTCAGCAAAGCTTTTTTGTCAACACAACGGGCTGGCCTGATCAACGCCACTATTCCACTGCGCGGGACATCCTAACCGTCGGCATTCGCACCATTCGTGACTTCCCAGGCTATTATGCAGAGTATTATGGTCAAAAACGTCTCAAACATAACAAAATCACCCAATATAACCGCAACCCCCTTGTGCATAGAGACATGGGGGATGGTCTCAAAACCGGCCTTACCGAAAAGGGAGGCTATGGCCTTTTAGGATCATCCAAACAAAAAGGACGACGCCTTGTGTTTGTTGTCAATGGCCTCAAAAGTGAAACAGCCCGAGCGCTCACCTCTTTTTCTTTGATCAAATGGGGCTTTGAGCATTTTCGGATCAAACGTATTTTTTCGGCCGGTGATGTTGTGGGGAAGGTCTTTATTCCTCAAGCCCGACAGGACGCCATTCCTGTCATGACCAACAAAGATATTAATGTTACCTATCCCAAAGGTTTTGAAAAGGAAATCAAAACAAAAATAGAAACCCATGATGTCAAAGCCCCCCTCACAAAGGGCACCCAGGTGGCTTCGCTCGTGATTTATTCTCCGGGATTAACACCCGCACGCACGCCCCTCTTTTGTCAGCATGATGTGCGCGAAATCTCTTTTTTCCAAAAAACCTTGCAGGCCATCAAAACCTTTTTGCTGTCTTGGTTTAAGGTGTAA
- the lpdA gene encoding dihydrolipoyl dehydrogenase, with protein MVDHIDVAIIGGGPGGYSAAIRAAELGLSALCVEREAWGGTCLHRGCIPSKALLHQAHVFSEARSLSAHGVKVEGTPTPSSLHNAKKKDIENLHKGLHSLMTSKGVTLMHGEGRIERAQKLCVIANEKKTSIRVNKAIILATGSTPFVPKNVSLGDHVLSSDELLSLDQTPPSLVIVGGGYIGLELGLFWARMGSSVTILEAQSRLLPTFDDEIVHVLTQSLLAEGLRLVFDTSMVSIERTKKGACVHAQCRGNPVMYEAHDVALALGRKPLLEDSTCGPLSLTRDEQGRVMVNDTFETSCPGVYAIGDLIRGPMLAHKAEKEGRTLIERLCGQPSQINEALIPSVIYTDPQIASVGLTAQELKKLGIPFVRGKAFFAANGRALATGHRDGLLMMLAHPQTHHILGIHIVGAHAETLIGEGILAMSMQAGVGDMATALHAHPTFSELYKDAARHLSSQHLS; from the coding sequence ATGGTTGATCACATTGACGTTGCCATTATTGGGGGTGGCCCTGGCGGTTACAGTGCCGCCATCAGGGCTGCAGAGCTGGGTTTGAGCGCGCTGTGCGTTGAGCGTGAGGCGTGGGGAGGTACGTGCCTTCATCGTGGATGCATTCCGTCCAAAGCCTTGTTGCATCAGGCCCACGTTTTTTCTGAAGCACGCAGCCTCTCTGCCCATGGCGTCAAGGTGGAAGGGACGCCGACGCCCTCATCGCTACACAACGCCAAAAAGAAAGATATTGAGAACCTCCATAAGGGGCTCCACAGCCTTATGACAAGCAAAGGGGTCACCCTGATGCACGGTGAAGGGCGCATTGAGAGGGCACAAAAACTGTGTGTCATCGCAAATGAAAAAAAAACATCCATTCGGGTCAATAAAGCCATCATCCTGGCCACAGGCTCAACGCCTTTTGTGCCTAAAAATGTGAGCCTTGGAGACCACGTTTTATCCTCTGACGAGCTTTTATCTTTGGATCAAACCCCTCCCAGCCTCGTGATTGTGGGTGGCGGCTATATTGGCCTTGAGTTGGGCCTTTTTTGGGCGCGCATGGGGTCTTCGGTCACAATTTTAGAGGCGCAGTCCCGCCTTCTCCCCACATTTGATGACGAGATTGTGCACGTGTTAACCCAATCACTTCTGGCCGAGGGCCTCCGCCTTGTGTTTGACACATCCATGGTATCCATAGAAAGAACAAAGAAAGGCGCATGCGTCCATGCCCAGTGCCGCGGCAACCCTGTGATGTATGAGGCGCATGATGTGGCGCTCGCGCTGGGACGTAAACCTTTGCTTGAGGACAGCACATGTGGCCCGCTCTCCCTCACCCGTGATGAACAGGGGCGCGTTATGGTCAATGACACTTTTGAAACCAGCTGCCCCGGTGTGTATGCCATTGGCGATCTTATTCGAGGGCCCATGCTGGCTCACAAGGCTGAAAAAGAAGGACGCACCCTCATAGAAAGACTGTGTGGCCAGCCCAGCCAAATCAATGAAGCGCTGATCCCTTCCGTCATCTATACAGACCCGCAAATTGCTTCCGTCGGGTTGACGGCGCAAGAGCTCAAAAAGCTCGGGATCCCCTTTGTGCGTGGCAAAGCTTTTTTTGCGGCCAATGGGCGTGCGTTGGCAACAGGTCATCGTGATGGGTTGCTGATGATGTTGGCACACCCTCAAACCCACCATATTCTTGGCATTCATATTGTGGGCGCGCATGCGGAAACCCTGATCGGGGAAGGCATCCTGGCCATGAGCATGCAGGCAGGGGTGGGCGATATGGCCACCGCTCTTCACGCACACCCTACATTCAGTGAACTATATAAGGACGCAGCGCGCCACCTGTCTTCACAGCACCTATCTTGA
- the efp gene encoding elongation factor P: MVKISANELRPGNVIEHKNRFWTIVKMQHVKPGKGGAFMQVELKELKTGTKLNERFRSDENLERAHTEERTHQFLYKNENALTFMNTQTYDQIVLPEELLGEAAPFLQESMEVTISFCDDKAISINLPKTVTLQVVEADPFVKGQTATSSFKPAKLANGCKIMVPQYVEKDTDVMVNTEDGTYVGRAK, from the coding sequence ATGGTAAAAATAAGTGCGAACGAGCTCAGGCCAGGCAATGTGATTGAACACAAAAATCGTTTTTGGACGATTGTGAAAATGCAACACGTCAAGCCTGGTAAGGGTGGGGCCTTCATGCAAGTTGAGCTTAAAGAGCTTAAAACAGGCACCAAACTGAATGAGCGGTTTCGTTCAGATGAAAACCTCGAACGTGCCCATACAGAAGAACGAACCCACCAGTTTTTGTATAAAAATGAAAACGCGTTAACCTTCATGAACACACAAACCTATGACCAGATCGTACTTCCTGAAGAACTGTTGGGCGAGGCGGCACCTTTTTTGCAAGAAAGTATGGAAGTCACCATTTCCTTTTGTGATGACAAGGCCATTTCCATCAACCTCCCCAAAACAGTGACTCTTCAAGTCGTGGAAGCGGATCCTTTTGTGAAAGGTCAGACTGCCACATCTTCTTTCAAACCTGCTAAACTGGCGAATGGATGCAAGATTATGGTGCCACAATACGTGGAAAAAGACACAGATGTCATGGTGAACACAGAAGACGGTACCTATGTTGGGCGTGCGAAGTGA
- a CDS encoding inositol monophosphatase family protein, translating to MARTAFSAAKGLLRDFGEVENLQVSAKSTKDFVSVADRRSEKTIFKELKKAYPDFGFIMEEQGVIEGEKPMTFVIDPLDGTLNFLNGLPHFAISIGLLLNDTPLAGVILDPVRDELFWASKGVGAFVNKRRLRASTTTKQRTHLISASHISLPTAQKNYLETFANFRLSGSTALDLAYVAAGRLDGFLAYNLPLWDQAAAAIIIEEARGRIHTHPSQLRQGSYTVACSPSLDEKLMKMIVEVDTHGGN from the coding sequence ATGGCTCGTACGGCTTTTTCTGCTGCCAAGGGCCTCTTGAGAGATTTTGGCGAAGTTGAAAATTTGCAAGTCTCAGCCAAAAGCACCAAAGATTTTGTCTCTGTGGCGGACCGGCGCTCAGAAAAAACCATTTTTAAAGAACTCAAAAAAGCCTATCCCGATTTTGGTTTTATCATGGAAGAACAAGGCGTGATTGAGGGTGAAAAGCCCATGACCTTTGTGATAGACCCCCTCGATGGCACCCTCAATTTTTTGAACGGTCTTCCCCATTTTGCCATTTCTATTGGCCTTTTATTAAACGACACACCTCTTGCAGGCGTCATTCTTGACCCTGTCCGTGATGAATTGTTTTGGGCCTCAAAGGGTGTGGGGGCCTTTGTCAATAAAAGGCGTTTGCGCGCAAGCACCACCACCAAACAACGCACACACCTCATAAGCGCCAGCCACATCAGCTTACCCACCGCCCAAAAAAACTATCTAGAAACCTTTGCTAACTTTCGCTTATCCGGTTCCACAGCGTTAGATCTGGCGTATGTTGCTGCTGGACGTTTGGATGGATTTTTAGCCTATAACTTGCCGCTTTGGGATCAAGCCGCGGCGGCAATCATCATTGAAGAAGCCCGTGGGCGCATCCACACCCACCCGTCACAGCTTCGCCAAGGCTCTTACACCGTGGCCTGCTCCCCTTCCCTGGATGAAAAGTTAATGAAGATGATTGTCGAGGTGGACACGCATGGTGGTAACTAG
- the tmk gene encoding dTMP kinase encodes MRPSRTKGCFITFEGVDGSGKTTQIHALSQRLRERTIDHLCTREPGGTLLGESLREKLLHHPQTAPLTQALLMAAARHEHIQHVIQPALAKGTWVLSDRFMDSTTVYQGHVQGVDVGFLSALHQATVGSVIPDITFLITLPLTHLETRLNARHKNHYDDQPLAFHARIQEGFVALAEKHLQRFYTIDGNQPPDRITQDIWCAIQQRFSLKESS; translated from the coding sequence ATGCGCCCCTCACGCACAAAAGGATGCTTCATCACCTTTGAAGGCGTGGATGGCAGCGGCAAAACCACACAAATTCATGCCCTCAGTCAACGCCTTCGTGAGCGCACCATCGACCACCTCTGCACGCGCGAGCCCGGAGGCACTCTTTTGGGCGAATCCTTAAGGGAAAAGCTTTTACATCACCCCCAAACAGCGCCTCTCACCCAAGCCTTGTTGATGGCTGCCGCGCGCCATGAGCATATTCAACACGTCATCCAGCCTGCACTTGCCAAAGGAACGTGGGTGCTTTCGGATCGCTTTATGGACTCCACCACTGTCTATCAAGGTCATGTACAAGGTGTGGATGTAGGGTTTTTAAGCGCACTCCATCAAGCCACAGTGGGAAGCGTAATCCCCGATATAACGTTTTTGATCACCCTACCCCTGACGCACCTTGAAACGCGACTCAACGCGCGTCACAAAAATCACTATGATGATCAACCTCTGGCTTTTCACGCGCGCATTCAAGAAGGCTTTGTAGCCCTGGCAGAAAAACACCTACAAAGATTTTACACCATCGATGGCAACCAACCCCCTGACCGCATAACACAAGACATATGGTGCGCTATCCAACAGCGCTTTTCCCTGAAAGAAAGTTCCTAA
- a CDS encoding sodium-dependent bicarbonate transport family permease, producing the protein MVFEWTLLNNLLTPVSLLFFLGVGVGLVRADFQFPKGMVFGLSVYLMVAIGLKGGAAFVENPLNPGAFMLIFMGVGMSAFWPFLSFHLLRLTTHLSQKDAAAVSAHYGSVSVVTFITAASFCERYHIPYATSLVAVLSLMEAPAIFSGLFMARKDHTKTFSTSMNKKLLREVFSSGPIVLLLGSFLIGSITGSAGFTKIKAFYGDPFQGVLSLFLLEMGLSVAHKFHEMKKITPSLFAFGIYMPVVGACVGITLCWLMGFDQGTAFLFGILCASSSYIAVPACLKIALPEASPSLYMPLSLGVTFPFNIIAGIPFYFWITKMLYAFG; encoded by the coding sequence ATGGTGTTTGAATGGACGTTGTTGAATAACCTTTTGACGCCGGTTTCGCTGCTGTTCTTCCTGGGTGTGGGCGTGGGGCTTGTTCGTGCAGACTTTCAGTTTCCCAAAGGCATGGTTTTTGGATTATCCGTTTATTTGATGGTGGCCATTGGCTTGAAAGGCGGCGCGGCTTTTGTGGAAAATCCCCTTAATCCGGGGGCTTTTATGCTCATTTTTATGGGCGTGGGGATGAGCGCTTTCTGGCCGTTTCTCAGTTTTCATCTGTTGCGTTTGACCACCCATTTGTCGCAAAAAGATGCGGCGGCTGTTTCTGCCCACTATGGCTCTGTCAGTGTGGTGACGTTTATCACCGCAGCTTCGTTTTGTGAGCGCTATCATATCCCTTATGCCACCAGTCTTGTGGCGGTGTTGTCGCTGATGGAGGCGCCGGCAATTTTCTCAGGCCTCTTTATGGCGCGGAAAGATCACACCAAAACCTTTTCGACGTCGATGAACAAAAAGCTTTTGCGGGAAGTGTTCTCCAGTGGGCCTATTGTGCTGTTGTTGGGCTCTTTTTTGATTGGGTCGATCACGGGCTCGGCGGGGTTTACCAAGATCAAAGCTTTTTACGGGGATCCTTTTCAAGGCGTTTTGTCACTTTTTCTGCTGGAAATGGGCTTGTCAGTGGCACATAAATTTCATGAAATGAAGAAAATCACCCCCTCTCTTTTTGCCTTTGGCATCTATATGCCTGTTGTGGGGGCGTGTGTGGGCATTACATTATGTTGGCTGATGGGGTTTGATCAAGGCACGGCCTTTTTGTTTGGTATTTTATGCGCCAGCTCGTCTTATATTGCGGTGCCGGCGTGCCTTAAAATCGCGCTGCCCGAAGCTAGCCCTTCTCTTTACATGCCCCTAAGCTTGGGCGTGACTTTCCCATTTAACATCATTGCGGGCATCCCGTTTTATTTTTGGATCACCAAGATGCTTTATGCCTTCGGCTGA
- a CDS encoding phosphoribosyltransferase family protein translates to MREDQALGLAHKKVLLVDDVLSTGETLKAAKKLITQVGGTVRAVAVLAIEGEKRGALFEGCPLSYVCHLPLYQKR, encoded by the coding sequence GTGCGTGAAGATCAGGCGTTAGGCTTGGCTCATAAAAAGGTTTTGCTTGTGGATGATGTGCTCTCTACGGGAGAGACGCTCAAAGCGGCTAAAAAGCTTATCACCCAGGTGGGGGGAACCGTGAGAGCTGTGGCTGTGTTGGCGATTGAGGGAGAAAAGCGTGGTGCCTTGTTTGAAGGCTGCCCTTTGTCTTATGTGTGCCATCTGCCCCTTTACCAAAAGAGGTAA